Proteins encoded by one window of Lathyrus oleraceus cultivar Zhongwan6 chromosome 1, CAAS_Psat_ZW6_1.0, whole genome shotgun sequence:
- the LOC127131772 gene encoding uncharacterized protein LOC127131772, which produces MAMSNASPNFQISPHFLVSPQLSLRFSRTFPPVTRKRFRPISAFKEWREYEDAVKRKDLAGALSFLKSLETEQRLTAEPFGEETSPLAELTRSRFRELEVFGPQRDWEILDTCMSADNMKLVGNAYKFLKDRGFLPSFGKCRNIVLEGPRNVTPDVLSSSTGLEVTKLAPKKWGLTVGSSTVLVAFFGGVSFLISQGIDLRPNLAVILGLAIADSIFLGGTCLAQISSYWPPYRRRILIHEAGHLLIAYLMGCPIRGVILNPIVAVQMGIQGQAGTQFWDEKVASDLAKGRLDGSAFDRYCMVLFAGIAAEALIYGEAEGGENDENLFRSICLLLEPPLSVAEMSNQARWSVLQSYNLLKWHKSAHRAAVKAMESGSSLSGVIRRIEETLYREK; this is translated from the exons ATGGCTATGTCCAACGCTTCCCCGAACTTCCAAATTTCCCCTCATTTTCTCGTCTCCCCTCAATTATCCCTCAGATTTTCCCGCACTTTTCCACCGGTGACACGGAAACGTTTCCGACCGATTAGTGCCTTCAAAGAATGGCGCGAATACGAAGACGCAGTGAAGCGGAAGGACCTCGCCGGAGCTCTCAGTTTCCTGAAATCCCTTGAAACCGAGCAACGCCTAACTGCTGAGCCTTTCGGTGAAGAAACTTCTCCGCTGGCCGAGTTGACTCGGTCTCGTTTCCGCGAGTTGGAAGTGTTCGGGCCGCAGAGAGATTGGGAAATTCTGGACACTTGCATGAGTGCTGATAACATGAAACTTGTTGGGAATGCTTACAAGTTTCTCAAGGATAGGGGTTTCTTGCCCAGTTTTGGTAAATGCAGGAATATTG TTTTGGAGGGTCCTAGGAATGTAACACCGGATGTCTTGAGCTCCTCAACTGGTTTGGAAG TGACTAAACTTGCTCCAAAGAAGTGGGGCCTCACGGTTGGTTCAAGCACTGTTTTGGTTGCTTTTTTTGGTGGCGTGTCCTTTCTTATTTCACAAGGAATAGATCTCAGGCCCAACCTTGCAGTGATATTAGGTCTAGCCATTGCAGATTCTATATTCTTGGGAGGTACCTGTTTAGCTCAAATATCAAGTTACTGGCCACCATATAGGCGTCGAATCCTCATTCATGAAGCAGGACATCTCCTAATAG CTTACTTGATGGGTTGCCCAATTCGGGGGGTGATTTTAAATCCAATAGTTGCAGTGCAAATGGGTATCCAAGGACAG GCAGGGACTCAATTTTGGGATGAGAAAGTTGCCAGCGACCTTGCCAAAGGCCGACTTGATGGTTCAGCTTTTGACAG GTACTGTATGGTACTTTTTGCTGGAATTGCAGCTGAAGCTCTTATTTATGGCGAGGCAGAGGGTGGAGAAAATGATGAAAATCTGTTTAGAAGCATCTGTCTTCTTCTTGAGCCTCCATTGTCTGTAGCAGAG ATGTCTAATCAAGCAAGATGGTCAGTTTTGCAATCTTATAATTTACTTAAGTGGCATAAATCTGCACACCGAGCTGCCGTCAAAGCAATGGAAAGCGGTAGCAGTCTCAGTGGTGTAATTAGGAGGATTGAGGAGACACTATATCGTGAAAAATAA